A genomic stretch from Mycosarcoma maydis chromosome 3, whole genome shotgun sequence includes:
- a CDS encoding uncharacterized protein (related to Cytochrome P450 4F8), which translates to MAISTSSRLVIHQDVLSWLQHRPFASAFTLLVVYITYKLAIKPILFPSPYRHLPRPERASYILGQRIVEANGLTYIDASTNQRVKVSGPGEVCKHYARTLDTSVFVFPEPFGGETLFISDPFALNAILADVDKFQSDLLRTTIIEFIVGKGIVARFGDAHRKQRKLMAPAFTPAHIKGLTPIFAKYAQLMCHKIALADDESVDFAEYLDCTMLDIIGEAGFGYRCSALERGRGGSELSSAFNSVNQAAIDFGPARAIHLGLSAMLYPRASIWPLSEANRRIAKVNRVMDRITMQIVREAKSRVEKEGEDLGDKKDLLSLLIKSNLDARIGERMTDKEISGQIQTFMFAGYETSSVTTSWTLYFLARHPEVQNKLRNILTATLSERKGIPLEELDVSTLEYDDVWCQDLEYFDWILAETLRLCPPLSGNDRQAMQDSVLPLMTPVKMTNGENVSQLMVKKGSRLTIGIKTVNCDRKLFGDDADEFRPERFAELPQRHAEAKLPPYATYSFFGGPKSCIGSKFALTEMKVIIIAVLSRFQLSPEPGVTIKQHQALIVRPRVETSTGGPAAGMPLRIKRLPHQVSV; encoded by the exons CACGGCCCGAACGAGCATCGTATATTCTTGGTCAGCGGATTGTTGAAGCCAATGGCCTGACATACATCGACGCTTCCACCAACCAGCGTGTCAAGGTCAGCGGACCGGGCGAAGTATGCAAGCACTACGCTCGCACGCTCGACACCTCGGTGTTTGTCTTTCCGGAACCTTTTGGTGGTGAAACCCTCTTCATCTCGGATCCATTTGCGCTGAATGCGATCCTTGCTGATGTCGACAAGTTTCAATCGGATCTGCTACGAACGACGATCATCGAGTTTATCGTTGGAAAAGGCATCGTAGCACGCTTCGGAGATGCACATCGAAAACAGCGCAAGCTCATGGCGCCCGCATTTACTCCGGCACACATCAAAGGGCTGACGCCGATTTTTGCCAAGTACGCCCAGCTCATGTGTCACAAGATCGCCTTGGCGGACGATGAGAGTGTCGATTTTGCCGAGTACCTCGATTGCACGATGCTCGACATCATTGGTGAAGCTGGCTTTGGCTACAGATGCTCAGCTCTGGAACGCGGCAGAGGCGGATCAGAGCTTTCGTCGGCATTCAACTCGGTCAATCAAGCCGCGATCGATTTCGGACCCGCCCGAGCGATCCACCTGGGTCTTTCGGCAATGCTGTATCCGCGCGCATCCATCTGGCCTTTGTCTGAAGCGAATCGACGGATCGCCAAAGTTAACCGCGTTATGGACCGTATCACGATGCAGATTGTTCGCGAGGCAAAATCGCGCGTCGAAAAGGAAGGTGAAGATCTCGGCGACAAGAAGGACCTTCTTTCGCTGCTGATCAAAAGCAACCTAGATGCGCGCATCGGCGAGAGGATGACGGACAAGGAGATCTCGGGTCAGATTCAAACCTTCATGTTTGCGGGATACGAAACAAGCTCTGTGACCACCTCGTGGACGCTCTACTTCCTCGCACGACATCCTGAAGTACAGAACAAACTGCGCAACATCCTCACCGCCACACTTTCCGAACGCAAAGGCATACCATTGGAAGAACTCGATGTGTCCACATTGGAATACGACGACGTCTGGTGTCAAGACTTGGAATATTTCGACTGGATACTGGCCGAGACACTGAGATTGTGTCCACCTTTGTCAGGGAACGATCGGCAAGCGATGCAGGATAGCGTTTTGCCGCTCATGACGCCCGTCAAGATGACTAATGGCGAAAACGTGTCTCAGTTGATGGTCAAGAAGGGGTCGAGGTTGACCATTGGTATCAAGACGGTCAACTGCGACAGAAAGCTGTTCGGCGATGATGCCGATGAGTTTCGGCCAGAGCGCTTCGCCGAGCTGCCACAGAGACACGCGGAAGCCAAGCTCCCACCGTACGCCACGTATTCTTTCTTTGGCGGTCCCAAGTCTTG CATCGGTTCCAAATTCGCACTCACCGAAATGAAAGTGATCATCATCGCCGTCCTCTCCCGCTTCCAGCTATCGCCCGAGCCCGGCGTGACTATCAAACAACACCAGGCGCTCATCGTCCGTCCTCGCGTAGAAACGTCTACTGGAGGTCCAGCAGCCGGAATGCCACTCCGCATCAAACGGCTGCCTCACCAAGTTTCCGTCTGA